Proteins from a genomic interval of Nocardioides jishulii:
- a CDS encoding GNAT family N-acetyltransferase produces the protein MGLRRSTTGVKVRTGRVTDAAAVRALVEATFGPEEGRTFNSAVSELDARGLSQAFFVALVEEKGAEKVVGVVGLSRAWLDARRRLVDVLVLSPLAVHPDHQGQGVGAALLRASTAYGDEVGAPMIALEGSPGYYGRRGWFEGATRGVERPSDRIPEAAFQVRLLKAYDSWMTGRLVYPDTWWRHDVVGLRDPHLAEAEAALDPHS, from the coding sequence ATGGGACTGAGGAGGAGCACCACCGGCGTGAAGGTGCGCACTGGCCGGGTGACCGATGCTGCTGCCGTCCGCGCGTTGGTGGAGGCGACGTTCGGCCCTGAGGAGGGGCGCACCTTCAACTCCGCCGTCTCCGAGCTGGACGCCCGTGGCCTGTCCCAGGCGTTCTTCGTCGCCCTCGTCGAGGAGAAGGGCGCCGAGAAGGTGGTCGGTGTCGTCGGACTGAGCCGTGCCTGGCTCGATGCCAGGCGCCGTCTCGTCGACGTGCTGGTGCTGAGTCCGCTCGCTGTCCACCCCGACCACCAGGGGCAGGGGGTCGGCGCTGCCCTGCTGCGGGCGAGCACGGCCTACGGCGACGAGGTGGGGGCGCCGATGATCGCCCTCGAGGGCAGTCCCGGCTACTACGGCCGACGGGGCTGGTTCGAGGGAGCGACGCGCGGGGTCGAACGTCCGTCCGACCGCATCCCGGAGGCCGCCTTCCAGGTGCGCCTTCTGAAGGCCTACGACTCCTGGATGACCGGCCGACTGGTCTATCCCGACACCTGGTGGCGCCACGACGTCGTCGGCCTGCGGGATCCCCACCTGGCCGAGGCCGAGGCAGCGCTGGACCCCCACTCCTGA
- a CDS encoding NUDIX domain-containing protein, whose amino-acid sequence MVDFACTALVDPRGWVLMQQRDELTERWPGQWCFPGGRAEPGESGRDCAARELAEETGVRLPPEQLTSLGEQQLVVPGVGEWTWEFFAARTDLGQSEIECHEGLQMLFRDLDDLDLTDVVVSAVDVLGLLRDWVARTPATLGEKRFAGVLLRDRRGWILLQERDEHAPIDPDAWGLPGGHVEPGESFAQAAPRELEEETGLVLPAGHLQLWRDFVVDHRRSHGTWDRMQVFVADVDLADDDVECHEGRRIVFVAPDEIATLPLTRAAEQILPAFLREQAAGDVVG is encoded by the coding sequence ATGGTCGACTTCGCCTGCACCGCCCTCGTCGACCCGCGGGGATGGGTGCTCATGCAGCAGCGTGACGAGCTCACCGAGCGCTGGCCCGGTCAGTGGTGCTTCCCCGGCGGCCGCGCTGAGCCCGGCGAGTCCGGTCGTGACTGTGCGGCGCGGGAGCTCGCCGAGGAGACCGGCGTACGCCTGCCGCCCGAGCAGCTGACCAGCCTTGGCGAGCAGCAGCTGGTCGTGCCGGGGGTCGGGGAGTGGACGTGGGAGTTCTTCGCCGCCCGCACAGACCTGGGGCAGTCGGAGATCGAGTGCCACGAGGGCCTGCAGATGCTCTTCCGCGACCTCGACGACCTGGACCTCACCGACGTCGTCGTCAGCGCGGTCGACGTGCTGGGTCTCCTGCGCGACTGGGTCGCGCGCACTCCCGCGACGCTGGGGGAGAAGCGGTTCGCCGGCGTCCTCCTGCGCGACCGTCGTGGGTGGATCCTCCTGCAGGAGCGCGACGAGCACGCCCCGATCGATCCGGACGCCTGGGGTCTCCCAGGGGGCCACGTGGAGCCCGGCGAGAGCTTTGCGCAGGCGGCCCCCCGGGAGCTCGAGGAGGAGACCGGCCTCGTCCTCCCGGCAGGGCACCTGCAGCTGTGGCGTGACTTCGTCGTCGACCACCGTCGGTCCCACGGCACCTGGGACCGGATGCAGGTCTTCGTGGCCGATGTCGACCTCGCTGATGACGACGTCGAGTGCCACGAGGGGCGGAGGATCGTCTTCGTCGCCCCTGACGAGATCGCGACGTTGCCGCTCACGCGAGCGGCCGAGCAGATCCTCCCGGCCTTCCTGCGTGAGCAGGCGGCGGGTGACGTCGTAGGGTGA
- a CDS encoding 4a-hydroxytetrahydrobiopterin dehydratase encodes MTTLHHDQVAEAGLADWRFLQGALHTRFLTGDFATGLDLVNRIGAMAEEMDHHPDLDLRYGNLGVRLLSHDAGGVTGRDVRLARRISHAAAELAVLADTAGLSVTELALDTPDAERVRPFWAAVLDTTDEGEDEVASDTGSMPLLWFQSSDSEEPRQRFHLDLVLPPEQAGPRIEAALAAGGTLVSDADAPSFTVLADADGNRVCICTPLDGED; translated from the coding sequence ATGACCACGCTCCACCACGACCAGGTCGCTGAGGCCGGCCTCGCTGACTGGCGGTTCCTCCAGGGGGCGCTGCACACGCGGTTCCTCACGGGTGACTTCGCGACCGGGCTCGACCTGGTCAACAGGATCGGCGCCATGGCCGAGGAGATGGACCACCACCCCGACCTCGACCTGCGCTACGGCAACCTCGGCGTGAGGCTGCTCAGCCACGACGCGGGCGGTGTCACCGGGCGGGACGTACGCCTGGCGCGCAGGATCAGCCACGCCGCGGCCGAGCTGGCCGTCCTGGCCGACACGGCCGGCCTGTCGGTGACCGAGCTCGCCCTCGACACCCCCGACGCCGAGCGCGTACGCCCGTTCTGGGCAGCGGTGCTGGACACGACCGACGAGGGGGAGGACGAGGTCGCCAGCGACACAGGTTCGATGCCCCTCCTGTGGTTCCAGAGCAGCGACAGCGAGGAACCGCGCCAGCGCTTCCACCTCGACCTCGTGCTGCCGCCCGAGCAGGCCGGGCCGCGCATCGAGGCGGCGCTCGCGGCCGGGGGGACGCTGGTCAGCGACGCCGACGCGCCGAGCTTCACCGTGCTCGCCGACGCCGACGGCAACCGCGTCTGCATCTGCACCCCGCTGGACGGCGAGGACTGA